In Frondihabitans sp. PAMC 28766, a genomic segment contains:
- the lepB gene encoding signal peptidase I, whose translation MRLSLSAPRPDSTGDHHDLVLDGEPTMTVGELATALQLPADAVAPGVDPALEVSRAGVLGGVRLPRGQASPGLPAPFAPGTVRLEVVGGPFAGETLALPAGADITVGSGPEALLQIVDPALERLHATLEVGRGNASLTAAEAPTMTVTPTGDAPVVVDGDRITGPVTVTPDDVVQLGASLIRIGVQPRRDADVSPEGLGRIAYNRASRIRTAPDRPTVRMPGEKPSASDRTPLPWLSALLPVVIGVAMAFAFKQPIMLLMAAASPLMVIGNNVTGRRTAKRSGKRTVEKWQGEIVDAKARIAALTQEQRVAAWSADPGPVAVTDVATTPTSRLWERRVTEADALRVRIGVGEVPLDASFDGYRSRPAGGDDHAAGVSPSPITVDLADGVVGIAGPRPVTTGLARSMVVTLATSRSPRDLALVLLCDQDAESDWGFVRWLPHADGAAQALAAIGNTSDTRLARLRELTALLEARQTARQAKAGARFDQQVVVFIDQARAYRTLPGMVALLEHGPSLGISVVALEEERARLPEESRVEILVDPAEPALARLEASAGSSPRVLVDAVSPELADTIARALAPLVHVGGVGDDNLLPQAVRFVDLVGVDLDDPQPIVSRWSYSPRETRAVVGAGADGEFALDLAQDGPHGLVAGTTGAGKSEFLQTFVVSLALANRPDALTFVLVDYKGGSAFADCERLPHTVGLVTNLDGRETERALESLDAELKRREHVLRDMGAKDADAAWERDPVTAAARGMARLVLVIDEFAELKTELPDFVTGLVRIARVGRSLGVHLILATQRPSGAITPEMQSNTNLRVALRVTDKADSTDILGSGEAALISSSTPGRGYARRGVGAAPAAFQTARVAGRRPGVVHATSTAPSVLSRPWRDVGAPVVFPRRSVATGPVDHDDTDLRALVAVVTEAAAQLGVAKNPSPWLAPLPTLLSLDDVTGSVQPGAVILGLEDVPSEQAQRPLAWNIATDSHLAFVGGARSGRTSTLRTLVAQLAMAHSPADLHLYGIDYGNGGLGPMAALPHTGAVITPLEQGRLARFVVRLQQEVGRRQTILARDSYGDIREHRAATGSPERERLAYVAVVIDGWERLAADLGPDDMVAFREQMVRILREGPAVGVRVLLGGDRSLINDKVSGFIDTRYVLPLTDREDYRTAGLPTRGLPAEIGPGRVFFGTPLREVQLALLPGEPSGEAQAATFRAVVDEVRSTSPLETTASGASRAFRVDVMPGEIELGEITDLPLAAGSTTEGLDIGVGGDTLSRYRVDVVGSRGFVVIGERRSGRSTALASILTQLVTDQHPVVAIALRDSPLRETARRLGVPTVTEASDGSAELAAFVETALTVGRGPIALIVDDVEALKETAIETAVLADRDSFFFVLSTHVDEAGGLFRGLFPEAKKARQGLLLSASNAMNGTQTFGAPLPRSLQGKAPAGRAALFWDGTFVEVQTPFRVGDGHEPRGPVRSTRRQGQDVTDTVDGRTRADARGRRGRSKRNGPLRFVRDLVIILIAALLISFGIKTFLFRTFYIPSVSMQNTLQINDRIVVNELVPRLSPLKRGDVIVFTDPGGWLDGETPTPVTTPSTNPVVHGIQSALTVVGLGTADSDNHLVKRVIGLPGDHVSCCSASGEIEVNGVAIKEPYIDVPPGGAAEPDKDRYDITVPKGDVWVLGDNRYQSADSSYHYINKNATAFVPIKDIVGKASVITWPASRWTTLSNYPDVFKSVPAAASGK comes from the coding sequence GTGCGCCTGAGCCTCTCAGCACCTCGCCCCGACTCCACCGGAGATCACCACGACCTCGTGCTCGACGGCGAACCGACGATGACTGTCGGCGAGCTCGCGACGGCGCTCCAGCTGCCGGCCGACGCGGTGGCGCCCGGTGTGGATCCTGCCCTCGAGGTGTCGCGGGCCGGAGTGCTCGGCGGCGTGCGCCTGCCGCGGGGCCAGGCCTCGCCGGGCCTGCCCGCCCCGTTCGCGCCCGGCACCGTGCGGCTCGAAGTCGTCGGCGGCCCGTTCGCCGGTGAGACGCTCGCACTGCCGGCCGGCGCCGACATCACCGTCGGCTCGGGCCCGGAGGCTCTGCTGCAGATCGTCGACCCCGCGCTCGAGCGCCTGCACGCCACCCTCGAGGTCGGCCGCGGCAACGCCTCGCTGACGGCCGCCGAAGCCCCCACCATGACGGTCACCCCGACCGGCGACGCCCCCGTGGTCGTCGACGGCGACAGGATCACGGGGCCCGTCACCGTCACCCCCGACGACGTCGTCCAGCTCGGTGCGAGCCTGATCCGCATCGGCGTGCAGCCCCGCCGCGACGCCGACGTCTCGCCCGAGGGCCTCGGCCGCATCGCCTACAACCGAGCCTCGCGCATCCGAACGGCGCCCGACCGGCCGACGGTGCGGATGCCCGGCGAGAAGCCGAGCGCCTCGGATCGCACGCCGCTGCCGTGGCTCTCGGCCCTGCTGCCCGTGGTCATCGGCGTCGCCATGGCGTTCGCCTTCAAGCAGCCGATCATGCTGCTGATGGCCGCCGCGTCGCCGCTGATGGTGATCGGCAACAACGTGACGGGTCGCCGCACGGCCAAGCGCAGCGGCAAGCGCACGGTCGAGAAGTGGCAGGGCGAGATCGTCGACGCGAAGGCGCGCATCGCCGCGCTGACCCAGGAGCAACGGGTCGCCGCGTGGTCGGCCGACCCGGGCCCCGTCGCCGTGACGGACGTCGCCACGACGCCGACGTCGCGCCTCTGGGAGCGCCGCGTGACCGAGGCGGACGCGCTGCGGGTGCGCATCGGGGTCGGCGAGGTGCCTCTCGACGCGAGTTTCGACGGCTATCGGTCGAGGCCCGCCGGCGGGGACGACCACGCGGCCGGCGTGTCGCCGTCGCCGATCACCGTCGACCTGGCCGACGGGGTCGTCGGAATCGCCGGGCCGCGGCCCGTGACCACCGGGCTCGCGCGCTCGATGGTCGTGACGCTGGCGACGAGCCGTTCGCCGCGCGACCTCGCCCTGGTGCTGCTCTGCGATCAGGATGCGGAGTCCGACTGGGGCTTCGTCCGGTGGCTGCCGCACGCCGACGGCGCAGCCCAGGCGCTGGCCGCCATCGGCAACACCTCCGACACCCGTCTCGCCCGCCTGCGAGAGCTCACGGCTCTGCTCGAGGCGCGGCAGACAGCCCGGCAGGCGAAGGCCGGTGCCCGGTTCGACCAGCAAGTGGTCGTCTTCATCGACCAGGCCCGCGCCTACCGCACGCTGCCGGGCATGGTGGCGCTGCTCGAGCACGGCCCGAGCCTCGGCATCAGCGTGGTGGCGCTCGAGGAGGAGCGCGCGAGGCTGCCCGAAGAGTCGCGCGTCGAGATCCTGGTCGACCCGGCGGAGCCTGCTCTGGCCCGGCTCGAGGCGTCCGCAGGCTCGAGCCCGCGCGTGCTCGTCGACGCCGTGTCGCCCGAACTGGCCGACACGATCGCCCGCGCCCTCGCCCCGCTGGTTCACGTCGGCGGTGTCGGCGACGACAACCTGCTGCCGCAGGCCGTGCGCTTCGTCGACCTCGTCGGCGTCGACCTCGACGACCCCCAGCCGATCGTGTCGCGCTGGTCGTACTCGCCGCGCGAGACACGGGCGGTGGTGGGCGCAGGAGCCGACGGAGAGTTCGCCCTCGACCTCGCCCAGGACGGCCCGCACGGGCTCGTCGCCGGCACCACCGGCGCCGGCAAGTCGGAGTTCCTCCAGACCTTCGTCGTCTCACTGGCTCTCGCAAACCGCCCGGACGCGCTCACCTTCGTGCTCGTTGACTACAAGGGCGGCTCGGCCTTCGCCGACTGCGAGCGTCTGCCGCACACCGTCGGCCTCGTCACCAACCTCGACGGCCGCGAGACGGAGCGCGCCCTCGAGTCGCTCGACGCCGAGCTGAAGCGCCGCGAGCACGTGCTGCGCGACATGGGGGCGAAGGACGCCGACGCCGCCTGGGAGCGCGACCCGGTCACCGCCGCCGCGCGAGGGATGGCGCGGCTCGTGCTCGTGATCGACGAGTTCGCCGAGCTCAAGACCGAGCTGCCCGACTTCGTGACCGGCCTGGTCAGGATCGCGCGGGTCGGCCGGTCTCTCGGCGTCCACCTCATCCTCGCCACGCAGCGCCCCTCGGGTGCGATCACGCCCGAGATGCAGTCGAACACGAACCTGCGCGTCGCCCTGCGCGTCACCGACAAGGCGGACTCGACCGACATCCTGGGCAGCGGCGAGGCCGCTCTCATCAGCAGCTCGACGCCGGGTCGCGGTTATGCGCGCCGCGGCGTGGGGGCCGCCCCGGCCGCCTTCCAGACGGCGCGCGTCGCCGGCCGTCGCCCCGGGGTCGTGCACGCGACGTCGACCGCGCCGAGCGTGCTGTCGCGACCGTGGCGCGACGTCGGCGCCCCCGTCGTCTTCCCGAGGCGCAGCGTCGCCACGGGCCCGGTCGACCACGACGACACCGACCTCCGCGCGCTGGTCGCCGTCGTCACCGAGGCCGCTGCGCAGCTCGGCGTGGCCAAGAACCCCTCGCCGTGGCTCGCACCGCTGCCGACCCTCCTGAGCCTCGACGACGTGACGGGCTCGGTGCAGCCGGGCGCCGTGATCCTGGGCCTCGAGGATGTGCCGTCCGAGCAGGCGCAGCGCCCCCTCGCCTGGAACATCGCCACCGACTCGCACCTCGCGTTCGTCGGCGGTGCCCGCTCGGGCCGCACGTCGACCCTGCGCACGCTCGTGGCGCAGCTGGCGATGGCGCACTCCCCCGCCGACCTGCACCTGTACGGCATCGACTACGGCAACGGCGGCCTCGGCCCGATGGCGGCGCTGCCGCACACCGGCGCCGTGATCACGCCGCTCGAGCAGGGGCGCCTGGCTCGCTTCGTGGTGCGGCTGCAGCAGGAGGTCGGCCGGCGGCAGACGATCCTCGCGCGCGACTCGTACGGCGACATCCGCGAGCACCGGGCCGCCACCGGGTCGCCCGAGCGCGAGCGTCTCGCCTACGTCGCCGTGGTGATCGACGGCTGGGAGCGCCTCGCCGCCGACCTCGGCCCCGACGACATGGTGGCCTTTCGCGAGCAGATGGTGCGGATCCTCCGCGAGGGGCCGGCGGTCGGCGTCCGCGTGCTGCTCGGCGGCGACCGCTCGCTGATCAACGACAAGGTGTCCGGCTTCATCGACACGCGCTACGTGCTGCCCCTGACCGACCGCGAGGACTACCGCACGGCCGGGCTGCCGACGCGCGGGCTGCCTGCCGAGATCGGGCCGGGGCGTGTCTTCTTCGGCACCCCGCTTCGCGAGGTGCAGCTCGCCCTGCTGCCCGGCGAGCCGAGCGGCGAGGCGCAGGCGGCCACCTTCCGCGCCGTCGTCGACGAGGTGCGCTCGACGTCTCCGCTCGAGACGACGGCTAGCGGTGCGAGCCGCGCCTTCCGCGTCGACGTGATGCCGGGCGAGATCGAGCTCGGCGAGATCACCGACCTGCCGTTGGCTGCGGGATCGACGACCGAGGGCCTCGACATCGGCGTCGGCGGCGACACCCTGTCGCGCTACCGCGTCGACGTGGTCGGCTCGCGGGGCTTCGTCGTCATCGGCGAACGGCGCTCAGGCCGCTCGACCGCCCTCGCGTCGATCCTCACTCAGCTGGTCACCGACCAGCACCCGGTCGTGGCGATCGCCCTGCGCGACTCGCCGCTCCGTGAGACCGCGCGCCGACTCGGCGTGCCGACGGTGACCGAGGCGTCCGACGGGTCGGCCGAGCTGGCAGCCTTCGTCGAGACCGCCCTCACCGTGGGCCGTGGGCCGATCGCGCTGATCGTGGACGACGTGGAGGCCCTGAAAGAGACGGCCATCGAGACGGCCGTGCTGGCGGATCGCGACTCGTTCTTCTTCGTCCTGTCGACCCATGTCGACGAGGCGGGCGGCCTCTTCCGCGGGCTCTTCCCCGAGGCGAAGAAAGCGCGCCAGGGCCTCCTGCTCTCGGCCTCCAACGCCATGAACGGCACGCAGACGTTCGGGGCACCGCTGCCTCGGTCGCTGCAGGGCAAGGCCCCGGCCGGGCGGGCCGCGCTGTTCTGGGACGGCACGTTCGTCGAGGTGCAAACCCCCTTCCGGGTCGGTGACGGGCACGAGCCCCGCGGTCCCGTACGATCGACGAGAAGACAGGGGCAGGATGTGACGGACACAGTCGACGGGCGCACGCGAGCGGACGCCAGAGGCAGGCGCGGGCGGTCGAAGAGGAATGGCCCGCTGCGCTTCGTGCGCGACCTCGTCATCATCCTGATCGCGGCCCTCCTGATCTCGTTCGGCATCAAGACCTTCCTCTTCCGCACCTTCTACATCCCGTCGGTGTCGATGCAGAACACGCTGCAGATCAACGACCGGATAGTCGTCAACGAGCTCGTGCCGCGCCTCTCGCCGCTCAAGCGCGGCGACGTGATCGTCTTCACCGACCCCGGCGGCTGGCTCGACGGCGAGACGCCGACGCCGGTCACCACGCCCTCCACGAACCCCGTGGTCCACGGCATCCAGTCGGCCCTCACGGTGGTCGGCCTCGGCACCGCGGACAGCGACAACCACCTGGTCAAGCGCGTGATCGGGCTGCCCGGCGACCACGTGTCGTGCTGCAGCGCCTCGGGAGAGATCGAGGTCAACGGGGTTGCGATCAAAGAGCCCTACATCGACGTGCCTCCCGGCGGGGCAGCCGAGCCGGACAAGGACCGCTACGACATCACGGTGCCGAAGGGCGACGTCTGGGTCCTCGGCGACAACCGCTACCAGTCGGCCGACTCGTCGTACCACTACATCAACAAGAACGCCACGGCCTTCGTGCCGATCAAGGACATCGTGGGCAAGGCGTCCGTGATCACGTGGCCGGCCAGCCGGTGGACGACGCTCAGCAACTACCCCGACGTCTTCAAGTCCGTGCCCGCAGCCGCCTCCGGCAAGTAG
- a CDS encoding carbohydrate ABC transporter permease has translation MRGAWARFGVLVVVTALVLVPIAVTVGAVILPGGHAPSLREFVPFVSGEGLTWFGNSLAVSLGTAAVCVLVGAPAGYVLSRGRSRLVSGYALVVFVLQAFPLVLAIVPLFILFARVGLVDSLPGVALVYIGAGVPVAVWLMSSGVDGVPVSLEEAAWIDGCSVASAYLRIVLRNSLPAVLTTALVSFLFAWNDYLVAFVFLRSEQNYSLAIGLETSGHSPVLALLIMLPPVVLFAVFHRHFRFGGVAGAFGGV, from the coding sequence ATGCGAGGCGCCTGGGCGCGTTTCGGCGTGCTCGTCGTGGTGACCGCCCTGGTGCTCGTGCCGATCGCGGTGACGGTCGGCGCGGTGATCCTGCCGGGTGGGCACGCCCCGAGCCTTCGAGAGTTCGTGCCGTTCGTCTCGGGCGAGGGCCTTACGTGGTTCGGCAACAGTCTCGCGGTCTCGCTCGGCACGGCGGCCGTCTGCGTGCTCGTGGGCGCCCCGGCCGGCTACGTGCTGTCGCGCGGGCGATCGCGCCTCGTGTCGGGCTACGCGCTCGTCGTCTTCGTGCTGCAGGCCTTCCCGCTCGTGCTCGCGATCGTGCCGCTGTTCATCCTCTTCGCTCGGGTCGGTCTCGTCGACTCGCTGCCCGGCGTCGCCCTCGTCTACATCGGCGCGGGCGTGCCGGTGGCCGTCTGGCTGATGTCGTCGGGTGTCGACGGGGTGCCCGTCAGCCTCGAGGAGGCCGCCTGGATCGACGGCTGCTCGGTGGCGTCCGCCTACCTGCGCATCGTGCTGCGAAACTCGCTGCCCGCCGTGCTGACGACGGCTCTGGTGTCGTTCTTGTTCGCGTGGAACGACTACCTCGTGGCGTTCGTGTTCTTGAGGTCCGAGCAGAACTACTCTCTCGCCATCGGTCTCGAGACGTCGGGTCATTCGCCCGTGCTGGCGCTGCTCATCATGCTGCCGCCGGTGGTGCTGTTCGCGGTCTTCCACCGTCACTTCCGGTTCGGCGGGGTGGCGGGGGCGTTCGGCGGGGTGTGA
- a CDS encoding DUF4232 domain-containing protein: MSGAVGPIGGAAGTETTKLILTNTGQVACTLQGWPGVSYVGDGNGTQIGPAATFDRTQAAPTVTLQPAGQASAPLRIFGTNGPDCGITHADGFRIYPPGQKASLFVKSPTIAACSTSPDLEVGPLN; this comes from the coding sequence TTGTCAGGAGCCGTCGGCCCGATCGGCGGTGCTGCCGGAACCGAAACGACCAAGCTCATCCTCACCAACACTGGACAAGTCGCCTGCACCCTCCAGGGCTGGCCCGGCGTGTCCTATGTGGGAGACGGCAACGGAACGCAGATCGGACCGGCGGCCACCTTCGACCGCACTCAGGCCGCACCCACCGTCACCCTGCAACCAGCAGGCCAAGCCTCCGCCCCGTTGAGAATTTTCGGAACCAATGGCCCCGATTGCGGAATCACCCACGCCGACGGATTCCGCATCTACCCTCCCGGACAAAAGGCATCCCTGTTCGTGAAGTCCCCAACGATCGCTGCATGCTCGACATCACCCGATCTGGAGGTCGGCCCGCTGAACTGA
- a CDS encoding RNA polymerase sigma factor, whose amino-acid sequence MNEATDEKAVWERVRRGDADAFGVVFDEHYGRVYGHALRMSESTHDAEDTTAIVFLEAWRRREAVRVVNGSVLAWLLVTATNVARNGRRSAQRKRVLLSKLVPSESSPDPATEILERLDRTAQDASLRAAFRRLSVADQRVLGLCVINDFSLTAAAEVLGVPVGTVKSRLSRAKARLAKAAAEINPHISTPTSLGEVK is encoded by the coding sequence GTGAACGAAGCCACTGACGAAAAGGCGGTGTGGGAACGCGTTCGGCGAGGTGATGCGGATGCGTTCGGGGTCGTCTTCGACGAGCACTACGGCCGCGTCTACGGTCACGCCCTGAGGATGTCGGAGTCCACTCACGACGCGGAAGACACCACGGCGATCGTGTTTCTCGAAGCCTGGCGACGCCGGGAGGCGGTGCGTGTGGTCAATGGTTCGGTGCTGGCGTGGCTTCTTGTAACGGCGACCAATGTCGCCCGGAACGGCAGGCGCAGCGCACAGCGAAAACGCGTTCTGCTTTCCAAACTCGTCCCGTCGGAGTCATCTCCCGACCCTGCGACGGAGATCCTAGAACGGCTCGATCGCACCGCGCAGGACGCCTCGCTTCGAGCTGCCTTCCGTCGGCTTTCCGTGGCAGACCAGAGAGTGCTGGGGCTCTGTGTGATCAATGATTTCTCGCTGACAGCCGCCGCCGAAGTCTTGGGCGTCCCTGTGGGCACGGTCAAATCGAGGCTGTCCCGCGCCAAAGCGCGACTTGCGAAGGCCGCGGCCGAGATCAACCCGCACATCTCAACCCCCACGTCGTTGGGAGAGGTGAAATGA
- a CDS encoding DUF4232 domain-containing protein, with the protein MKRTGMFLACAVIALTMAGCSTTHTSTPPTSTDSKQALATTTPSPTVSKTTTTAAPTPSTASTVQPCPTSSLTATVIKHPLPGSTPGKNNQALAVVLTNKGPATCTIQGYPGVSFVGQSDGTQIGAAAEFNKAPKGATLTLATGQKALAPMSYFGAANVVPSACQITTADGFRIYPPGQKASLFAAYPGLDACAKTTDDLLQVSPFQAD; encoded by the coding sequence ATGAAAAGAACCGGCATGTTCCTCGCCTGCGCCGTCATCGCCCTGACGATGGCCGGCTGCTCGACGACGCACACCTCCACCCCTCCCACGTCAACCGACTCGAAACAGGCCCTGGCGACCACGACGCCTTCACCTACGGTGTCGAAAACAACGACGACCGCAGCACCAACCCCGTCCACGGCAAGCACCGTGCAGCCATGCCCGACCTCGAGTCTGACCGCGACCGTCATCAAGCACCCCCTTCCGGGCTCGACTCCAGGAAAGAACAACCAAGCGTTGGCCGTCGTCCTGACGAACAAGGGTCCGGCAACGTGCACCATCCAGGGCTACCCGGGGGTGTCCTTCGTCGGCCAATCAGACGGTACCCAAATCGGAGCGGCGGCAGAGTTCAACAAAGCCCCCAAAGGCGCGACCCTCACCCTTGCCACAGGACAGAAGGCCCTCGCTCCCATGTCCTACTTCGGAGCGGCTAACGTCGTCCCCAGCGCCTGCCAGATAACGACCGCAGACGGTTTCCGCATCTACCCGCCAGGCCAGAAAGCGTCACTCTTCGCCGCATACCCGGGCCTGGACGCATGCGCCAAAACCACCGACGACCTCCTCCAAGTCTCCCCCTTCCAAGCCGACTGA
- a CDS encoding DUF4304 domain-containing protein, with protein MLRLDVAPALRELGFTGSGLDWRKRNAHADWAIINVQKSAWGDGGSVDAYVNWVCPGFG; from the coding sequence ATGCTCCGCCTCGATGTGGCCCCAGCACTGCGTGAATTGGGCTTCACCGGATCGGGTCTCGACTGGCGCAAACGAAATGCGCACGCTGATTGGGCGATCATCAACGTCCAAAAATCCGCCTGGGGCGACGGCGGATCGGTTGATGCCTACGTCAACTGGGTCTGCCCAGGGTTTGGTTGA
- a CDS encoding IS1380 family transposase: protein MQVSHAARTAAASFDDPNLVSTAGLLPVMRLAETAGLRSLADQWLTVPSDKGANAGLKVSSLVAGMVAGADSIDDMALLRHGGTGKLFTACYAPSTLGSFLREFTFGHVRQLDAVASRLLVGLARETPLVPKPSGAGMVFVDVDDTIIEVHGHQKQGAGFGYSKVRGLNALLATVSTDTSAPVIITQRLRKGASGSPRGAARIVADALKTVTRLPGTSTAPVLLRADSAYYGFATINAARKAGAAVSVTARQDPAVKRAIATIPENAWTPIEYPNAIIDEDTGALISHAEVAEVPFTAFTSRAKKDHTPGRLVVRRIPELNKKDLEHPTLFDTHRFHAFFTTSALDTVTADQVHRRHAIIEQVNADLKHSALAHLPSGIFTANAAWLVLAVIAFNLTRAAATITGQALAKATTATIRRKLITVPGRVASSGRRIRLHLPHAWPWEAAWTALFAHTTGPPRR, encoded by the coding sequence GTGCAAGTTTCTCACGCCGCCAGGACTGCTGCTGCGTCATTTGATGACCCGAATCTCGTGTCGACCGCCGGGCTGCTCCCGGTCATGCGCTTGGCCGAGACCGCCGGTCTTCGCAGCCTGGCCGATCAGTGGTTGACGGTTCCGTCGGACAAGGGTGCCAACGCCGGGTTGAAAGTCTCCTCCCTGGTGGCGGGGATGGTTGCCGGTGCGGACTCGATCGATGACATGGCGCTGCTGCGTCACGGTGGCACGGGCAAGCTCTTCACCGCCTGTTATGCGCCGTCGACGTTGGGATCGTTCCTGCGGGAGTTCACGTTCGGGCATGTCCGCCAACTCGACGCCGTCGCCTCCCGGCTCCTCGTGGGCCTCGCCCGGGAAACACCCCTTGTCCCGAAACCCTCCGGCGCAGGCATGGTCTTCGTGGATGTGGACGACACGATCATCGAGGTGCACGGGCATCAGAAGCAGGGCGCCGGGTTCGGATACTCCAAGGTCCGCGGCCTCAACGCACTCCTGGCGACCGTGTCCACCGACACCAGCGCCCCGGTGATCATCACCCAACGGTTGCGGAAGGGCGCGTCCGGATCGCCGCGCGGTGCTGCCCGGATCGTCGCCGACGCCCTGAAAACCGTCACAAGACTCCCCGGGACATCGACGGCCCCGGTGCTGCTGCGGGCGGACTCCGCCTATTACGGCTTCGCGACCATCAACGCGGCCCGGAAAGCGGGAGCGGCGGTGTCGGTCACGGCCCGGCAAGATCCGGCCGTGAAACGCGCGATCGCCACCATCCCGGAGAACGCGTGGACCCCGATCGAATACCCCAACGCGATCATCGATGAGGACACCGGCGCGTTGATCTCCCACGCGGAAGTCGCCGAGGTCCCCTTCACCGCATTCACCTCGAGGGCGAAGAAAGACCACACCCCAGGTCGGCTCGTGGTGCGGCGCATCCCGGAGCTGAACAAGAAAGATCTCGAGCATCCGACGCTCTTTGACACGCACCGGTTCCACGCGTTCTTCACCACCAGCGCCCTGGACACGGTGACCGCGGACCAGGTGCACCGCCGGCACGCGATCATCGAGCAGGTCAACGCCGATTTGAAGCATTCCGCCCTGGCGCACCTGCCGTCGGGGATCTTCACCGCGAACGCCGCCTGGCTGGTCCTCGCCGTCATCGCCTTCAACCTCACCCGCGCCGCCGCCACCATCACCGGGCAGGCCCTGGCGAAAGCGACCACCGCCACGATCCGCCGGAAACTGATCACCGTCCCGGGCAGGGTCGCGTCCTCCGGACGCCGCATCCGCCTGCACCTGCCCCATGCCTGGCCCTGGGAGGCCGCCTGGACCGCGCTGTTCGCTCACACGACAGGGCCACCCCGACGCTGA
- a CDS encoding carbonic anhydrase produces the protein MNNSEALRTANTQFAQTDLKKGVPQIPFVPNKQVYVITCIDPRVDPSDVFELTLGDAIVARSVGGRVTQAVLDDMAWISYLHETKTPDADWFEVMVMHHTDCGSGLMADAELRAGFVKRGFDGSTLVATAVTNPADTVPGDVNRILQDTHLSGDIRVSGWSYDIHTGIATQLVAPHCRNGQG, from the coding sequence ATGAACAACTCTGAAGCACTTCGAACGGCTAACACCCAATTCGCACAAACGGACCTTAAAAAGGGTGTTCCCCAGATCCCCTTCGTCCCGAACAAGCAGGTCTATGTGATCACCTGCATCGACCCGCGAGTGGATCCCAGCGATGTCTTCGAACTGACCCTGGGTGACGCGATCGTCGCCCGAAGCGTGGGAGGGCGAGTGACTCAAGCCGTACTCGACGACATGGCCTGGATCAGCTACCTCCACGAAACCAAAACACCGGACGCCGACTGGTTCGAGGTCATGGTCATGCACCACACCGATTGCGGTTCCGGCCTCATGGCCGACGCCGAGCTCCGCGCTGGCTTCGTCAAGCGCGGATTCGACGGCTCCACCCTCGTCGCGACCGCCGTCACCAACCCGGCCGACACCGTTCCCGGCGACGTGAACCGCATCCTCCAGGACACCCATCTCTCTGGCGACATTCGTGTTTCCGGCTGGAGCTACGACATCCACACCGGGATCGCGACGCAACTCGTCGCGCCCCACTGCAGGAACGGCCAGGGCTAG
- a CDS encoding GlxA family transcriptional regulator has product MDRQRLPARHRVVAVALPYTVAFDLAIPAQIFGHPAVQDRYQFDVCTPQPGLVPTSTGFGIEVLNDLGLLDVADTVIVPGFHRSEPLDDATVAALQSAVSRGARVASICIGAFALAAAGILDGRPATTHWQEADRLQHDYPRVQVRPDVLYVDTGQILTSAGLSAGIDLCIHMVRKDHGEAAALAVAQRMVVAVHRSGGQAQYAHRALPEDGGLGPTREWAITNMQQPLTLDRLARHAGMPARSFSRQFVDEVGDSPMRWLLAQRIREVCRLLETTDLSVDDIAAHCGLGSASTLRTHFHRSMATTPSNYRAQFHGQDSLGRG; this is encoded by the coding sequence GTGGATCGTCAGAGACTTCCAGCACGGCACCGGGTGGTCGCGGTCGCTCTGCCGTACACGGTCGCATTCGACCTCGCGATTCCGGCGCAAATATTCGGCCACCCAGCGGTCCAGGACCGCTACCAGTTCGACGTCTGTACGCCTCAGCCGGGGCTCGTGCCCACGTCGACGGGCTTTGGCATCGAGGTCCTGAACGACCTCGGGCTCCTTGATGTGGCGGACACGGTCATCGTGCCGGGATTCCACCGCAGCGAGCCGCTGGATGATGCAACCGTGGCTGCATTGCAGTCCGCCGTCAGCCGGGGAGCGAGAGTGGCATCCATCTGCATCGGCGCCTTCGCCCTCGCAGCCGCGGGGATTCTTGACGGACGTCCCGCCACGACCCACTGGCAGGAAGCCGACCGCCTGCAACACGACTACCCCCGGGTGCAGGTCCGTCCCGACGTTCTATACGTCGACACCGGGCAGATCCTGACAAGCGCCGGCCTCTCCGCCGGCATCGACCTGTGCATTCACATGGTCCGCAAAGACCACGGCGAGGCTGCGGCTCTCGCGGTCGCCCAACGCATGGTCGTCGCTGTCCACCGCTCTGGCGGCCAAGCGCAATACGCCCACCGCGCCCTCCCCGAGGACGGGGGCCTCGGGCCAACCCGCGAATGGGCCATCACGAACATGCAACAACCCCTGACACTCGACCGTCTTGCCCGCCACGCCGGAATGCCCGCCCGGTCCTTCTCGCGCCAGTTCGTCGACGAGGTCGGCGACAGCCCCATGCGGTGGCTTCTTGCCCAACGCATCCGCGAAGTCTGCCGCCTGCTCGAAACCACGGACTTATCCGTCGACGACATCGCGGCCCACTGCGGGCTCGGCAGCGCTTCAACGCTGCGTACCCACTTTCATCGCTCCATGGCCACGACGCCCAGCAACTACCGCGCCCAGTTCCACGGCCAAGATTCCCTCGGGCGTGGCTGA